A single window of Nitrospirota bacterium DNA harbors:
- a CDS encoding glycosyltransferase produces MRRPKQASDYDIWMNNFAFTEKKRNHVLSEIERLSYKPLISIATPVYNIEDAWLEKCIQSVLSQTYPDWELCIVDDASTREGIREVLQHYSKSDPRIKTKYLARNLHISGATNEALDMAGGEFVALLDHDDELHPNALFEVVNLLQSSKDADMIYTDNDMINTEGKRFNPKFKPDWSPELLLSYMYISHLIVCRTSLARKIGGFRKGYEGSQDHDMVLRLSERTNKIYHIPKILYHARTIPGSVSSSGDAKPYSFTAGTRAVQDAVDRRGISATVERPDFAVEAKLGIYKLNFMNIGNERVAIVIPTRDRVDLLKNCIGSIEAKTTYKNYEIIIADDGSKEEATLNYFKSIRHRVIHVGGQGPFNFSRIMNRAVMQVDHDIEYLLLLNNDIEVITGNWIEEMLGFMQTSEIGAVGAKLLYKDNKIQHGGIIVPLHEGLPGHAFKTLDDASMGYLFFAKVVRNYSAVTAACMLTRRSYFEEVGGFDEEYLNEAYNDVDYCLKLREKGYRVVYTPYAALYHYEGGSRGKRVPAINEYYFRSRWGSIQADPYFNPNVEGWLFQINRKAKEVIPVNRKIKLLFISHNLNCEGAPLSLFSVAKGLDKNKYEITVLSYKDGILREAFNKVGIEVFIYAINVSRISVSDFENDCKNMMNLISTHGIDVIFCNTLDTFSGVYMSYITNIPSIWCIRESVDVKKYFRECCHNAALEKLAQESFKIPTHIVFVSMATARLFGDVDNPRFRVIYNGLEIDKIESYKSTHTKSQLREEYCIPDKTKVVTIVGMTIPRKGQQVFTQAAITLLEKNSNLLFFIVGGREGQYYEDLQEMILKYGVGNQIRIIPETPDVFPYYRLSDIYVCASFEESFPRVILEAMAFQLPIVSTPVYGIQEQIEDKVSALLVPPGDPTLLSEKISLLLNNELYANELAMNAYYRVRNKFSYQTMVESYDRCIQESMFSGPNPYEFADSRGRISSLMEKLYLSKEYYIKALKSDGFMAGNKVAVKKIVKKLRNTKS; encoded by the coding sequence ATGAGAAGACCTAAACAAGCATCAGACTACGATATATGGATGAATAATTTCGCCTTCACGGAGAAGAAGCGGAATCATGTCTTATCCGAGATCGAGAGATTATCTTACAAGCCCTTAATAAGCATTGCTACACCTGTTTACAATATTGAGGATGCCTGGCTGGAGAAGTGTATCCAGTCTGTTTTAAGTCAGACCTATCCGGACTGGGAGCTCTGTATCGTAGATGATGCATCCACCCGGGAAGGGATCAGGGAAGTTTTACAGCACTACTCAAAGAGCGATCCAAGAATCAAGACGAAATATCTTGCCCGGAATCTCCATATATCCGGTGCTACGAATGAGGCATTGGATATGGCTGGTGGAGAGTTCGTGGCCCTCCTGGATCATGATGATGAGCTCCACCCGAATGCCTTATTCGAAGTCGTGAACCTCCTCCAGTCCTCAAAGGATGCGGACATGATCTATACAGATAACGATATGATCAATACTGAAGGCAAGAGGTTTAATCCTAAGTTCAAGCCGGACTGGAGCCCGGAGTTATTACTATCCTATATGTACATCAGTCACCTCATTGTCTGCAGGACTTCTCTTGCCAGAAAGATAGGCGGTTTCAGGAAAGGCTATGAGGGGTCGCAGGATCACGATATGGTCTTAAGATTGAGTGAGAGGACGAATAAGATTTATCACATCCCTAAGATCCTTTATCACGCGCGCACCATCCCCGGATCCGTTTCAAGTTCCGGAGATGCGAAGCCGTATAGTTTTACGGCAGGGACAAGGGCAGTGCAGGATGCTGTGGACAGGAGGGGGATCAGCGCAACGGTTGAGAGACCCGATTTTGCTGTGGAGGCAAAGTTAGGAATTTATAAACTGAATTTCATGAATATCGGGAATGAACGGGTTGCCATCGTTATTCCTACACGGGACAGGGTGGATTTGTTAAAAAACTGCATCGGTAGCATCGAGGCAAAGACGACCTATAAAAATTATGAAATTATTATCGCCGATGATGGCAGTAAAGAAGAGGCGACCTTAAATTACTTTAAGTCTATCAGGCACAGGGTCATTCATGTTGGGGGTCAGGGACCTTTTAATTTTTCCAGAATCATGAATCGTGCTGTAATGCAGGTGGATCACGATATTGAATATCTCCTCCTTCTGAACAATGACATTGAGGTGATAACAGGCAACTGGATAGAAGAGATGCTGGGGTTTATGCAGACCTCCGAGATTGGCGCTGTGGGTGCGAAACTCCTCTATAAAGATAATAAGATTCAGCATGGCGGCATTATTGTGCCGTTGCATGAGGGCCTTCCGGGCCATGCCTTCAAAACTCTTGATGATGCTTCCATGGGATATTTGTTCTTTGCCAAAGTGGTCAGAAACTATTCGGCAGTCACTGCGGCATGTATGCTGACGAGGCGGAGTTATTTTGAAGAGGTTGGCGGGTTTGATGAAGAATATCTGAATGAAGCATACAATGACGTAGACTACTGCCTTAAACTGAGAGAGAAGGGCTACAGAGTTGTGTATACCCCATATGCTGCTCTTTATCATTATGAAGGCGGTTCGCGCGGGAAGAGAGTTCCTGCAATAAACGAGTATTATTTCAGGAGCAGATGGGGGAGTATTCAAGCCGATCCATATTTTAACCCTAATGTTGAAGGCTGGCTCTTTCAGATTAACCGTAAAGCCAAAGAAGTCATACCGGTAAACCGTAAAATTAAATTATTATTCATCTCGCATAATTTAAATTGTGAAGGAGCTCCGCTATCCCTGTTTTCAGTCGCGAAAGGATTAGATAAAAACAAATATGAAATTACTGTCTTATCATATAAGGATGGAATCTTGAGGGAGGCCTTTAATAAGGTGGGAATAGAAGTATTTATTTATGCGATTAATGTAAGCCGGATAAGTGTCTCTGACTTTGAGAATGACTGCAAAAATATGATGAATTTGATCAGTACACATGGAATAGATGTCATATTTTGTAATACGCTTGATACATTTTCCGGAGTATACATGTCTTACATCACTAATATACCTTCTATCTGGTGTATCAGGGAGAGTGTTGACGTAAAAAAATATTTCAGGGAATGTTGCCACAATGCAGCGTTGGAAAAACTGGCGCAGGAGTCTTTCAAGATACCAACACATATTGTTTTTGTATCAATGGCGACGGCAAGGCTCTTTGGAGATGTTGATAATCCGAGGTTTAGAGTTATATACAATGGTCTTGAGATAGATAAGATTGAGAGTTACAAGAGTACCCATACTAAATCACAGCTAAGGGAAGAATATTGCATACCAGACAAGACAAAGGTTGTTACAATTGTAGGTATGACTATTCCGCGTAAAGGGCAGCAAGTATTTACACAAGCCGCGATCACGCTGCTGGAAAAAAACAGTAATCTGCTTTTCTTTATTGTTGGAGGAAGAGAGGGACAATATTACGAGGACCTGCAAGAAATGATATTAAAATACGGGGTGGGAAATCAGATTAGAATAATACCGGAGACGCCCGATGTCTTTCCTTACTACAGGCTTTCTGACATATATGTATGTGCCTCGTTCGAGGAATCCTTTCCGCGGGTAATATTAGAGGCGATGGCATTTCAGCTTCCCATCGTTTCCACCCCTGTTTATGGAATCCAGGAACAGATCGAAGATAAAGTTAGCGCACTCCTGGTACCACCGGGGGATCCCACGTTATTATCTGAAAAGATATCTCTATTATTGAATAATGAATTATATGCAAATGAATTGGCAATGAATGCCTATTACAGGGTCAGGAACAAGTTCTCCTATCAAACCATGGTGGAGTCCTATGACAGGTGTATTCAAGAAAGTATGTTTTCAGGTCCAAATCCCTATGAATTTGCAGATTCGAGAGGCAGGATATCCTCTTTGATGGAAAAACTTTACCTGTCAAAAGAATATTACATTAAGGCACTCAAAAGTGATGGGTTTATGGCAGGCAACAAAGTAGCAGTAAAAAAAATAGTTAAAAAGCTGCGCAACACAAAATCGTGA
- a CDS encoding acyltransferase yields the protein MTRLEMLGIRTIASYDHGWANNYNLIRFVAASLVIYFHSYRLSGMGKDPLLELTGYTDIGQCAVNVFFAVSGFLVTKSFISRQNLPSYIEARLLRIFPGLIVAVMFTVFIVGLWATSKSFAVFLQSKMTLSYMLHNVTLIKGVAHRLPGVFETNQFSGSVNGSL from the coding sequence ATGACAAGGTTAGAAATGCTGGGTATAAGGACTATTGCAAGTTACGATCATGGCTGGGCTAACAATTATAATCTTATTCGTTTTGTGGCGGCTTCTCTGGTGATTTATTTTCACAGTTATCGTCTTTCCGGAATGGGCAAAGATCCGTTGTTAGAATTAACGGGATACACGGATATCGGTCAGTGTGCAGTGAATGTTTTTTTTGCCGTTAGTGGCTTCCTCGTAACTAAAAGTTTTATATCAAGACAGAATTTGCCCAGCTACATTGAAGCACGCCTTTTGAGGATCTTCCCCGGTTTGATCGTGGCAGTTATGTTTACTGTTTTTATCGTTGGCTTGTGGGCAACATCAAAATCATTTGCAGTTTTCTTACAAAGTAAGATGACTTTATCATATATGCTGCATAATGTTACGTTGATAAAGGGAGTAGCTCATCGTCTTCCAGGAGTGTTTGAAACTAACCAATTCTCAGGATCTGTGAATGGGTCTCTCTGA
- a CDS encoding DUF2283 domain-containing protein yields the protein MKIEYDSERDLLYIYFAEPFTKAAETITITPGVHADFDREKKLIGIEVLDASEIMNRKIELALPEPALSRSKG from the coding sequence ATGAAAATAGAATATGATTCTGAAAGAGATCTTCTTTATATATATTTTGCAGAGCCATTTACAAAAGCGGCTGAGACGATAACAATTACACCTGGTGTTCATGCAGATTTTGATAGGGAAAAGAAACTTATCGGAATCGAAGTTCTTGATGCATCTGAAATAATGAACAGGAAAATAGAACTTGCACTTCCAGAACCAGCGTTGAGTAGGAGTAAGGGATAG
- a CDS encoding DUF4258 domain-containing protein — protein MDIADDDIHQHILARMQQRGVTMEEIQMVLNEGQDAKDCKPGTRGKVMKFQYQKEWEGNNYEEKEVTVYYKIKEEKVVLLTVKARYGSQF, from the coding sequence ATGGATATAGCTGATGATGACATCCATCAACATATTTTGGCTCGTATGCAGCAACGTGGGGTTACAATGGAGGAGATTCAAATGGTATTAAATGAAGGTCAGGATGCTAAAGACTGTAAACCTGGCACTCGTGGAAAAGTGATGAAATTCCAGTACCAAAAGGAGTGGGAGGGAAATAATTATGAAGAAAAAGAGGTAACAGTATATTATAAGATTAAGGAGGAAAAGGTGGTTCTACTAACTGTTAAGGCGAGATACGGCAGCCAATTTTAA
- a CDS encoding glycosyltransferase family 2 protein: MELSVLIVNWNTKEFLKDCLQSLYSSVKNISFEVIVVDNNSGDGSVEMVKKSFPEARLIENTKNAGFARGNNQAYAASKGRVIGLLNPDTIVYPGTFEKMMDYLHTHDGVGAVSCKFLNPDGTLQKEFYRRFPTVSTIFFRYTHIGQRINQRIFHDRALNNLFYYDKTFEGTEIISQPGATCLLMRRSLIERIGLFDEQFPILFNDVDLCKRIWKEGYEIHVLADAHITHYGGTNIKTLPKDELAQIAHSGIMRYFRKHHGLAPVLFINIAFCVDKCISIVLRKIR, encoded by the coding sequence ATGGAATTATCAGTCCTGATCGTCAATTGGAACACTAAAGAGTTTTTAAAAGATTGCCTTCAGTCACTATACAGCTCAGTAAAAAACATATCTTTTGAAGTAATAGTTGTTGATAATAATTCCGGTGATGGCAGTGTTGAGATGGTGAAGAAAAGCTTTCCTGAGGCTCGTCTCATTGAGAATACAAAGAACGCAGGATTTGCAAGAGGGAATAATCAGGCTTATGCAGCCTCAAAGGGCAGGGTCATCGGATTGCTGAATCCTGACACCATTGTTTACCCGGGTACGTTTGAGAAGATGATGGATTACCTGCATACTCACGACGGAGTGGGGGCTGTGAGCTGTAAGTTCTTAAACCCCGATGGCACATTGCAAAAGGAATTCTATCGGCGTTTTCCAACAGTATCAACTATCTTCTTCCGTTACACACATATAGGTCAGCGTATCAATCAGAGAATCTTCCATGATAGGGCATTAAATAATTTATTCTATTATGATAAGACCTTCGAAGGAACAGAAATTATTTCACAGCCAGGGGCAACATGTCTGTTGATGAGGCGGTCTCTCATAGAGAGGATAGGCCTGTTTGATGAGCAGTTCCCGATACTTTTTAATGATGTAGATTTATGTAAACGTATTTGGAAGGAAGGTTATGAGATCCACGTCCTGGCAGATGCACATATTACCCATTATGGAGGAACTAATATCAAAACATTACCAAAGGATGAACTTGCCCAAATAGCCCACAGTGGAATAATGCGTTATTTCAGAAAGCATCATGGATTGGCGCCGGTATTATTTATCAATATTGCCTTCTGTGTAGATAAGTGCATATCCATCGTATTAAGAAAAATACGTTAA
- a CDS encoding type II toxin-antitoxin system VapC family toxin: MSLYFLDSNIIMYTLGGPHTLKNPCVRILEKIRSARMQVCTNTEIFQEILYRYYSLDKKVIAHQACTILKDIANPIFPITHEDIEKAMSLLRQYTIPVRDAVHAATMLNHNIRHILSTDIHFDNIHEITRIHPG; this comes from the coding sequence ATGAGTCTCTATTTCCTCGACAGCAACATTATCATGTATACCCTTGGCGGCCCTCATACACTAAAAAATCCATGTGTCAGAATCCTCGAGAAGATACGATCTGCCAGAATGCAGGTCTGCACCAATACAGAAATATTTCAGGAAATCCTCTACCGGTACTATTCATTAGACAAGAAGGTTATTGCCCATCAGGCATGTACCATTCTGAAGGATATCGCAAACCCTATATTCCCCATTACTCATGAAGATATTGAAAAGGCGATGTCTCTCCTGAGACAGTATACAATCCCTGTCAGAGACGCCGTCCATGCAGCCACTATGTTGAATCATAACATCCGCCATATCCTCAGCACCGACATCCATTTTGACAACATCCATGAAATAACCCGCATCCATCCTGGCTGA
- a CDS encoding glycosyltransferase family 2 protein — protein MLESRFRGNDEEYLFTSAMKHNIIRRIKKSLGYPHRKDNVGDPSYNVWISRNEPEYVQLKDMRTESRSWPYRPKVSIITTVCSTDNVYLKLCVNSVMDQIYENWELFLMDVESDNSDAKGLKKKYAEKDNRIKFATLFNNRSSGGRLNEGLKHVTGEYVVFLDYNDMLAAFALYEVAKLLNKHPETDLIYSDEDKIMEKGSTRYAPLFKPDWSPDTFLSYNYVSHFSVLKKAIIDKIGGFHKGYDGAQDYDLFLRVVQTTNNIRHIPKVLYHWRAASGSASSELMAKPYALDAAKRAISEYLKDRGVDAEVSDGLFPASYRVRYKIRPSLKVSIIIPTKDKVQLLRQCVASIIERTDYKDYEIMIVDNQSKEKETKEYFNMLGENPPVSPFDKGGIDDGHKIRVISYDKPFNFSAINNFAANSAHGDYLLFLNNDTEVISREWLSAMLEFAQREDVGAVGAKLYYPNDTIQHAGVIVGLRGLAAHAHKDFPRTSNGYYGRLNVIQNLSAVTAACMMVRKNVFEEVVGFEERLSHAFNDVDLCLKIREKGYLIVFTPYAELYHYDSASGASKGHEETPTPEGKERFAREKEFMLNKWKDVISAGDPYYNQNLTLDKWDFSIKL, from the coding sequence ATGCTGGAGTCCCGCTTTCGAGGGAATGACGAAGAATACCTTTTCACTTCTGCGATGAAACATAATATTATCAGACGAATAAAGAAGTCGCTTGGCTATCCTCATAGAAAAGACAACGTCGGGGATCCTTCATATAATGTATGGATATCCAGAAATGAACCTGAGTACGTGCAATTAAAGGATATGCGGACAGAATCCCGTTCATGGCCATACCGGCCCAAGGTAAGTATAATTACCACGGTCTGCTCCACTGACAATGTATATCTTAAATTGTGTGTGAATTCCGTTATGGATCAGATATATGAAAACTGGGAATTGTTCCTGATGGATGTGGAATCTGATAACTCTGATGCAAAAGGTCTGAAAAAAAAATATGCTGAAAAAGACAACAGGATAAAGTTTGCAACTCTATTTAATAATCGTAGTAGTGGAGGACGTCTCAATGAGGGGTTGAAACATGTCACGGGTGAATATGTTGTTTTTCTTGATTACAATGATATGCTTGCTGCCTTTGCACTTTATGAGGTTGCAAAGCTCCTCAATAAGCATCCGGAAACAGATTTAATTTATTCTGATGAGGATAAAATCATGGAGAAAGGTAGTACGAGATATGCACCATTATTCAAACCGGATTGGTCTCCGGATACCTTTCTGTCATATAATTATGTAAGCCATTTTTCGGTGCTTAAAAAGGCTATAATTGACAAGATAGGCGGCTTTCATAAAGGCTATGATGGGGCACAAGACTACGATTTGTTTCTCCGTGTCGTTCAAACTACAAACAACATCAGGCATATCCCCAAAGTGTTATACCACTGGAGGGCGGCATCCGGCTCTGCCTCATCTGAGCTGATGGCCAAGCCTTATGCTCTGGATGCGGCTAAAAGGGCGATAAGTGAGTATCTGAAAGACAGGGGAGTTGATGCGGAAGTCTCTGATGGATTGTTCCCGGCATCCTACCGTGTCAGGTATAAGATACGGCCATCTCTGAAGGTCAGTATCATTATCCCGACAAAGGATAAGGTTCAATTGCTGAGACAGTGTGTTGCCTCTATTATTGAGAGAACGGATTATAAGGATTATGAGATAATGATTGTGGATAATCAGAGTAAAGAGAAGGAGACTAAAGAATATTTTAATATGCTTGGGGAAAATCCCCCTGTATCCCCCTTTGATAAAGGGGGAATAGATGATGGACATAAGATAAGGGTGATTTCTTATGATAAGCCCTTCAACTTCTCAGCGATCAATAATTTTGCCGCTAATTCTGCGCACGGAGATTATCTCCTGTTCCTGAATAACGATACAGAGGTGATCAGCAGAGAGTGGCTTTCAGCCATGCTTGAGTTTGCCCAGCGGGAAGATGTGGGTGCAGTAGGGGCAAAGCTTTACTATCCGAATGATACTATTCAACATGCGGGCGTAATTGTCGGCCTGCGTGGTCTTGCCGCCCATGCACATAAAGACTTTCCACGGACAAGCAATGGTTATTATGGCAGATTAAACGTCATTCAGAATCTTAGTGCGGTAACGGCAGCCTGCATGATGGTACGCAAGAACGTATTTGAGGAGGTGGTGGGATTTGAGGAAAGGCTGTCTCATGCATTCAATGATGTGGACCTCTGTCTGAAGATAAGGGAGAAGGGCTATCTCATCGTTTTTACCCCTTACGCAGAACTTTATCACTATGACTCAGCGAGCGGAGCAAGCAAAGGACATGAAGAAACACCAACGCCTGAAGGCAAAGAGCGGTTTGCCAGGGAGAAGGAGTTTATGCTGAATAAGTGGAAGGATGTCATTTCAGCAGGGGATCCCTACTACAACCAAAACCTGACGCTTGATAAATGGGACTTCAGTATAAAACTCTGA
- a CDS encoding class I SAM-dependent methyltransferase, translated as MLKGTGERYLPWLEDAFINYEHLHRYAYAAQFVRNLKVLDLACGEGYGSHLMSDTASLVTGIDIDEEVIRHAGSKYVKDNLQYKTGSITDVPIKGEGIYDVIVCYEAIEHIEYHEKCLNEVKRLLAPGGLFIVSTPDKNIYSEEAQFSNPFHVSELYFDQFNELLKKYFKNISFLGQRIYTGSNIWPLSSKDHPGFVEYVIDKGSKEYNFVGSDKKVPRYFIAMASDAEFKMDIKSSTMCDVANDLDKQLVKLSNAAKTSQQELITLKEELNRIRSNACWRVLRKIRQISAKLFPFLSVKRKDAGVPLSRE; from the coding sequence ATGCTAAAAGGTACAGGTGAGCGCTATTTACCGTGGCTTGAAGATGCATTTATTAATTATGAACATTTGCATAGATATGCATATGCAGCACAGTTCGTCAGGAATCTGAAAGTCTTGGACCTGGCCTGCGGTGAAGGCTATGGCAGTCACTTAATGTCCGATACAGCCAGCCTCGTCACTGGCATTGACATAGATGAGGAAGTGATAAGGCATGCAGGCAGCAAGTATGTAAAAGATAATTTACAGTATAAGACTGGTTCCATTACTGATGTTCCTATTAAGGGAGAAGGTATTTATGACGTAATTGTTTGTTATGAGGCCATAGAGCATATAGAATATCATGAGAAGTGCCTGAATGAAGTCAAGAGGTTATTGGCCCCGGGAGGGTTATTCATAGTATCAACACCTGATAAAAATATATATAGCGAAGAAGCTCAATTCAGTAATCCCTTTCATGTCAGTGAACTTTATTTTGATCAGTTTAATGAGCTTTTAAAGAAATATTTCAAGAATATCAGTTTTCTTGGCCAGCGCATTTACACTGGATCGAACATATGGCCGTTATCTTCTAAGGATCATCCAGGGTTTGTTGAATATGTGATTGACAAAGGTTCGAAGGAATATAATTTTGTGGGATCAGATAAAAAAGTTCCAAGGTATTTCATTGCCATGGCATCCGATGCTGAGTTTAAGATGGATATCAAATCAAGCACTATGTGTGATGTCGCAAATGATCTGGATAAACAGCTTGTTAAGCTTAGCAATGCGGCGAAGACGAGTCAACAGGAACTGATTACATTAAAGGAGGAATTAAATAGAATACGCTCAAATGCATGCTGGCGGGTGTTAAGGAAAATCCGTCAGATCAGTGCGAAACTATTTCCATTTCTCTCAGTTAAGAGGAAGGATGCTGGAGTCCCGCTTTCGAGGGAATGA